TTCCTGTCCACCCTGCCCGAGAAACTGGACCTGCTCGCCCGTTACGGGATCGACGAGACGGTCGCGGTGCCCTTCACCGCCGAGTTCGCCGCCCGGCCCAAGGAGGCGTTTCTGGACGACCTGCGGACCCTGCGTCCCCGCGCCCTCGTGGTCGGCGAGGACTTCCACTTCGGGCGGGGGCGGGCGGGGGGACTGGCGGACCTGCGCGGGGTGACGCGCGAGGTGGTGGCGCTCCCCATGCACCAGCTCGGCGGCGAGGACATCAAGAGCACCCGCATCCGCGAGTACCTCAAGGTGGGCGACGTGGACGGCGCCGCCCGGCTACTGGGCCGCCACTACGACGCGCAGGGGGTGGTCGTGCCCGGGGACCGCCTGGGCCGCACCATCGGCTGGCCGACCGCCAATATCCGCGTGCCCGAGGGCAAGGCGCTTCCGCTGGGCGTGTTCGCGGTCGTCGCCATCACGGAGCGGGGACCGGGCAACCCGCAGCGCCACCACGGCATGGCGAACGTGGGCTTTCGCCCCACGGTGGACGGCAAGGAGCGCCGCTTCGAGGTCCACCTCTTCGACTTTGAGGGTGACCTGTACGGCGAGGAGGTGCAGGTCAAGTTCTTCAAGCACCTGCGCGGGGAGCAGAGGTTTGCCGGGCTGGACGAGCTGAAGGCGCAGATCGCGCGGGACGCCCAGGCGGCGAGGGAGGCGCTGCGGGAGGTGCGGTGAGTCGGGTATGATCCCCCTGGGTATTCCCTGCAGAAATTTGGTTCGTACGTGCCCCGGTTGAAACCCGGGACCGAAGGGCCGCTCCTCTCCCTTTCCCGCAAAGGACGGACGTGGATGGAACCTTCCTTCTCGCCAGCCGCCTCAGGACCCCGCGCCGCGACTCCTCCCCGGCCCGCCCCCTGGTCCCTCCTGGGCATCGGGGCCGCGCCGCTCGTCATGGCCCTGCTCGGCCTGATGCACCCGGGCGGGTTAACCCCGGCCACGGCCCACCACTGGACTCTCCTGCACCTGGGCCTCATTCCGCTGTTCCCTCTGATCGGGGTGAATCTCTGGTGGCTGCTCTCCGGCGTGCCCGGACCATGGGCGTGGCTGGCGCGGGCAGGCGCCTTCCTGTACGCCGCCTACTACCCGGCGGTCGACCTGCTGGCGGGAGTCGCCGCCGGGCGTCTGGTGGACCTGGGCGTGGACCGCGACTCCACCGCCGTCCGGGAGCTGTTCCGGCAGGCCAACACCCTGGGGGATGTCGGGGACTATGCGCTGCTGGCCGCCTGCGTGCTGGCCCTCGTCGCCCTGTGGCCCGCCCTGGGTGCCCGGATACTGCCCGGGGGTGCCGCCCTGCTTGTAGGCGCGTGGCTGTTTACCGAACATCACATCTACCCGCCGCTGGGCGTGACGGGAATGCTCCTGCTCGCCGTGGCCTTCGTGTGGCTGCTGGCACTGTGGCAACGGGCGCGTCGCTCCTTCCCGGCGTGAGCTGACACCCGGGGGACGGTTGCCCACACGTGCCCGGCGTACCCTGCCCCCATGACCTCTGCCATCTCTCCCCTCGACCTGGGCTACTCCTTCTGCCCGAACGACACCTTCATCTTCTACGCGCTCCACGCCGGGCGGGTCGCCTCGCCGCTCCCCGTGCGCGAGGTGCTGGAGGACGTGCAGACGCTGAACGAGTGGGCGAGGGTGGGTAGGCTACCCGTGACCAAGATCAGCTACCGGGCCTACTTCGATGTGATGGAGCAGTATGTGGCGCTGCGGGCGGGCGGGGCGCTGGGACGCGGCGTGGGGCCGCTCGTCGTCGCGCGGGAGGAGCTGGGCGACTTGAACGGGCGGCTGGTGGCTTCTCCCGGGGCGCAGACCACTGCCGAACTGCTGCTGCGCCTCGCCTACCCGGACGTGCGCCTGACTCACCTGCGTTACGACGAGGTGATGCCCGCCGTCGCCCGCGGCGAGGTGGACGCCGGGCTGATCATCCACGAGTCGCGCTTCACGTACGCGGAGCATGGCCTCGTGAAATTGCTCGACCTGGGCGCGTGGTGGGAGGGCGAGACGGGCCTTCCGCTCCCCCTGGGCGCGATCCTCGTCCGGCGCGATCTCCCGCTCGACATTCAGCGCGGCCTGAATGCGGCGGTGCGGGCCAGCCTGGAATACGCCTACAAGCACCCCGCCGAACCGATGGACTACATCCGCCAGCACGCCCTGGAGATGAGCGACGACGTGATGCGCGCCCACATCGATCTGTACGTAAACGCCTTCAGCCTGGACGTGGGCGGGGAGGGCGAGCGGGCCGTGCGCGAATTGCACCGACGGGCGGTGGGGATGGGGGCGGTGCCGCCTTCGGACCTTCCGCTGTTCGTGGAGCGGGCTTGAGAGAAACCTGAGCTACGCTTTAGAACGTGAGCAAGGCTGAGTTCGGGGTTTTGAGGAGCGTGTGATGCTCCGGGGTGGAGGACAACCCCCATGCGCAAACTGCTGCTCGCCGCCCTGACAGTGGCCCTGGCCGGTGCCGGGCTCACCCTGGCGCAGACCTCGGTGCCGCTGACCGGGCCGTTCCCGGGGCCGAACACCCCGCCGACGCCCCGCCCGCTGCCCGCCCCCGAGCCGCCCGCCACGGTGACCGCGACGCGCAACGAACCGATGGCGCTGGGCTTCACGCCCGACAAGCTCGCCCGGGTGAAGGTCCCGGCAGGGTTCACGGTCACCGTCATGGCCTCCGAGCTCGGCAACGCCCGGATGCTGTACGTCATGCCCGACGGCGGCGTCTACCTCTCGCGGCGCCAGCAGAACGACATCTGGTACATGAAGGATGTCAACAAGGACGGCCGCTTCGACGCCGGGGAGCGGCGACAGGTCGCCTCCAACCTCCCCCTCGTCCACGGGATGGACGTGAAGGGCGGCAAGCTCTACGCAGTCGGCGAGAAGATGATCTGGGTGATGGACCTGGCGAGGGACGGCACGCTGGGCACGCCGCGCGTGTTCGCCGAGGGCTTCCCCGACGCCGGGCAGCATCCCGCCCGCAACCTGAAGTGGGGGCCGGACGGCTACCTGTACGCGAGTTTCGGCGCGACCAACAACGACACGCCCACCCAGAACCCCGAGGAGGCGACCATCCTGCGGATTCGCCCCGACGGCCAGTGGCGCGAGGTGTACGCGCGGGGCCTGCGCCACACGGTCGGCTTCGGCTGGCATCCGGTGACGGGAGTGATGTACGGGGCCGATCAGGGCGCCGACTGGCACGGCGACAACATCCCGCCCGAGGAGCTCAACGTGATCGTGCGTGGGCGGGCCTACGGCTGGCCCTTCTGCTACGGCGA
This sequence is a window from Deinococcus apachensis DSM 19763. Protein-coding genes within it:
- the ribF gene encoding riboflavin biosynthesis protein RibF; translation: MKTYVSPTQRPDTETVVAIGSFDGVHLGHQALLAQLKARGREHRVPTVVYTFDPPTRVLTQGVEFLSTLPEKLDLLARYGIDETVAVPFTAEFAARPKEAFLDDLRTLRPRALVVGEDFHFGRGRAGGLADLRGVTREVVALPMHQLGGEDIKSTRIREYLKVGDVDGAARLLGRHYDAQGVVVPGDRLGRTIGWPTANIRVPEGKALPLGVFAVVAITERGPGNPQRHHGMANVGFRPTVDGKERRFEVHLFDFEGDLYGEEVQVKFFKHLRGEQRFAGLDELKAQIARDAQAAREALREVR
- a CDS encoding 1,4-dihydroxy-6-naphthoate synthase; amino-acid sequence: MTSAISPLDLGYSFCPNDTFIFYALHAGRVASPLPVREVLEDVQTLNEWARVGRLPVTKISYRAYFDVMEQYVALRAGGALGRGVGPLVVAREELGDLNGRLVASPGAQTTAELLLRLAYPDVRLTHLRYDEVMPAVARGEVDAGLIIHESRFTYAEHGLVKLLDLGAWWEGETGLPLPLGAILVRRDLPLDIQRGLNAAVRASLEYAYKHPAEPMDYIRQHALEMSDDVMRAHIDLYVNAFSLDVGGEGERAVRELHRRAVGMGAVPPSDLPLFVERA
- a CDS encoding PQQ-dependent sugar dehydrogenase, which codes for MRKLLLAALTVALAGAGLTLAQTSVPLTGPFPGPNTPPTPRPLPAPEPPATVTATRNEPMALGFTPDKLARVKVPAGFTVTVMASELGNARMLYVMPDGGVYLSRRQQNDIWYMKDVNKDGRFDAGERRQVASNLPLVHGMDVKGGKLYAVGEKMIWVMDLARDGTLGTPRVFAEGFPDAGQHPARNLKWGPDGYLYASFGATNNDTPTQNPEEATILRIRPDGQWREVYARGLRHTVGFGWHPVTGVMYGADQGADWHGDNIPPEELNVIVRGRAYGWPFCYGDKNPDPYTNTSQIPNLTTKQDYCARTQGSVLTYTAHAAAIGMAFYTGNSFPAEYRNDAFIAYRGSWNRSEPSGYEIARVNFDANNKPTEITPFVTGFVFEENGQWKQFGRVAGVAVYTDGSLLFTDDQSGVIYRVRYTGGQ